One genomic region from Lathamus discolor isolate bLatDis1 chromosome 9, bLatDis1.hap1, whole genome shotgun sequence encodes:
- the LAMP2 gene encoding lysosome-associated membrane glycoprotein 2 isoform X3: MGLTASDAVEVDVKDGANATCLYANWMMKFLITYETNSSDYKNTTLNLSSSVTHDGSVCGNDTKAALLAVQFGEGHSWSVNFTKTNETYQGDFITFTYNTNDTTVFPDAKRKGPVTIVVKDTMQPVQLNNVFVCHNTDFLEAESVTQIFWNVTVQAFVQNGTIGKKESRCPADTPTSAPTVPPTVANVTTAATTTTSPAPTTAPKPVENPETGNYSLKSGNKTCLLANVGLQLNVSQDKPLLININPKTTSADGACGNTTATLKLNDGNSTLIGFTFVVKNVSKTAQKFYLKEVNVTLLNRLNGSVISNADNRNFSKWDAFLGTSYMCQKEQTLEISDNIQIHTFNLWIQPFLVEENKFSTAQECSLDDDDILIPIVVGAALAGLIAIIVLAYIIGRRKSYAGYQTL, encoded by the exons ATGGGGCTCACCGCG TCTGATGCAGTGGAAGTAGATGTAAAGGATGGTGCTAATGCTACGTGCCTGTATGCGAACTGGATGATGAAATTCTTGATAACATATGAAACAAACAGTAGTGATTAT AAAAACACAACCTTGAACCTGTCATCCAGTGTGACACATGATGGAAGCGTCTGTGGCAATGACACAAAAGCTGCACTTCTGGCAGTACAGTTTGGAGAAGGTCACTCTTGGAGTGTTAACTTCACAAAAACCAATGAAACTTACCAGGGGGACTTCATCACATTTACCTACAACACCAATGATACCACTGTATTTCCTGATGCTAAAAGAAAAG GACCAGTTACTATTGTTGTAAAGGATACTATGCAGCCAGTTCAACTGAATAACGTCTTTGTGTGTCATAATACTGACTTCCTTGAAGCAGAAAGTGTAACACAGATTTTCTGGAATGTTACTGTGCAGGCTTTTGTTCAGAATGGCACAATTGGTAAAAAAG AGTCTAGATGTCCTGCGGATACACCTACTTCAGCACCTACAGTTCCTCCTACTGTTGCCAATGTAACTACTGCAGCTACTACCACTACATCACCTGCTCCAACTACTGCTCCCAAACCTGTGGAGAATCCAGAAACAGGAAACTATTCTCttaaaagtggaaataaaacttGTCTTTTGGCTAATGTGGGGCTGCAGCTGAATGTTTCCCAAGACAAG CCTCTTCTGATCAACATCAACCCAAAGACAACTAGCGCAGATGGTGCCTGTGGTAACACGACAGCTACTCTGAAATTGAATGATGGAAATAGCACATTGATTGGTTTCACATTTGTTGTT aaaaatgtaagcAAAACTGCGCAAAAATTTTACCTGAAAGAGGTGAATGTTACACTGCTCAATCGTCTGAATGGTTCTG TCATCTCAAATGCAGATAACCGCAATTTCAGCAAGTGGGATGCTTTCCTTGGTACTTCTTATATGTGCCAAAAAGAGCAAACTCTTGAAATTAGTGACAATATTCAAATACATACATTTAATCTATGGATTCAGCCATTCCTTGTGGAGGAAAATAAGTTCTCTACAG CCCAGGAGTGTTCGCTGGATGATGACGACATTCTAATCCCAATTGTAGTTGGTGCCGCACTTGCTGGCTTGATTGCCATTATAGTGCTTGCTTACATAAttggcagaagaaaaagctatGCTGGATATCAAACTTTGTGA
- the LAMP2 gene encoding lysosome-associated membrane glycoprotein 2 isoform X4, with protein MHSSDAVEVDVKDGANATCLYANWMMKFLITYETNSSDYKNTTLNLSSSVTHDGSVCGNDTKAALLAVQFGEGHSWSVNFTKTNETYQGDFITFTYNTNDTTVFPDAKRKGPVTIVVKDTMQPVQLNNVFVCHNTDFLEAESVTQIFWNVTVQAFVQNGTIGKKESRCPADTPTSAPTVPPTVANVTTAATTTTSPAPTTAPKPVENPETGNYSLKSGNKTCLLANVGLQLNVSQDKPLLININPKTTSADGACGNTTATLKLNDGNSTLIGFTFVVKNVSKTAQKFYLKEVNVTLLNRLNGSVISNADNRNFSKWDAFLGTSYMCQKEQTLEISDNIQIHTFNLWIQPFLVEENKFSTAQECSLDDDDILIPIVVGAALAGLIAIIVLAYIIGRRKSYAGYQTL; from the exons ATGCACTCA TCTGATGCAGTGGAAGTAGATGTAAAGGATGGTGCTAATGCTACGTGCCTGTATGCGAACTGGATGATGAAATTCTTGATAACATATGAAACAAACAGTAGTGATTAT AAAAACACAACCTTGAACCTGTCATCCAGTGTGACACATGATGGAAGCGTCTGTGGCAATGACACAAAAGCTGCACTTCTGGCAGTACAGTTTGGAGAAGGTCACTCTTGGAGTGTTAACTTCACAAAAACCAATGAAACTTACCAGGGGGACTTCATCACATTTACCTACAACACCAATGATACCACTGTATTTCCTGATGCTAAAAGAAAAG GACCAGTTACTATTGTTGTAAAGGATACTATGCAGCCAGTTCAACTGAATAACGTCTTTGTGTGTCATAATACTGACTTCCTTGAAGCAGAAAGTGTAACACAGATTTTCTGGAATGTTACTGTGCAGGCTTTTGTTCAGAATGGCACAATTGGTAAAAAAG AGTCTAGATGTCCTGCGGATACACCTACTTCAGCACCTACAGTTCCTCCTACTGTTGCCAATGTAACTACTGCAGCTACTACCACTACATCACCTGCTCCAACTACTGCTCCCAAACCTGTGGAGAATCCAGAAACAGGAAACTATTCTCttaaaagtggaaataaaacttGTCTTTTGGCTAATGTGGGGCTGCAGCTGAATGTTTCCCAAGACAAG CCTCTTCTGATCAACATCAACCCAAAGACAACTAGCGCAGATGGTGCCTGTGGTAACACGACAGCTACTCTGAAATTGAATGATGGAAATAGCACATTGATTGGTTTCACATTTGTTGTT aaaaatgtaagcAAAACTGCGCAAAAATTTTACCTGAAAGAGGTGAATGTTACACTGCTCAATCGTCTGAATGGTTCTG TCATCTCAAATGCAGATAACCGCAATTTCAGCAAGTGGGATGCTTTCCTTGGTACTTCTTATATGTGCCAAAAAGAGCAAACTCTTGAAATTAGTGACAATATTCAAATACATACATTTAATCTATGGATTCAGCCATTCCTTGTGGAGGAAAATAAGTTCTCTACAG CCCAGGAGTGTTCGCTGGATGATGACGACATTCTAATCCCAATTGTAGTTGGTGCCGCACTTGCTGGCTTGATTGCCATTATAGTGCTTGCTTACATAAttggcagaagaaaaagctatGCTGGATATCAAACTTTGTGA
- the LAMP2 gene encoding lysosome-associated membrane glycoprotein 2 isoform X2, producing MGLTAVRSSRCVFFQSDAVEVDVKDGANATCLYANWMMKFLITYETNSSDYKNTTLNLSSSVTHDGSVCGNDTKAALLAVQFGEGHSWSVNFTKTNETYQGDFITFTYNTNDTTVFPDAKRKGPVTIVVKDTMQPVQLNNVFVCHNTDFLEAESVTQIFWNVTVQAFVQNGTIGKKESRCPADTPTSAPTVPPTVANVTTAATTTTSPAPTTAPKPVENPETGNYSLKSGNKTCLLANVGLQLNVSQDKPLLININPKTTSADGACGNTTATLKLNDGNSTLIGFTFVVKNVSKTAQKFYLKEVNVTLLNRLNGSVISNADNRNFSKWDAFLGTSYMCQKEQTLEISDNIQIHTFNLWIQPFLVEENKFSTAQECSLDDDDILIPIVVGAALAGLIAIIVLAYIIGRRKSYAGYQTL from the exons ATGGGGCTCACCGCGGTACGATCCAGCCGCTGTG TTTTTTTCCAGTCTGATGCAGTGGAAGTAGATGTAAAGGATGGTGCTAATGCTACGTGCCTGTATGCGAACTGGATGATGAAATTCTTGATAACATATGAAACAAACAGTAGTGATTAT AAAAACACAACCTTGAACCTGTCATCCAGTGTGACACATGATGGAAGCGTCTGTGGCAATGACACAAAAGCTGCACTTCTGGCAGTACAGTTTGGAGAAGGTCACTCTTGGAGTGTTAACTTCACAAAAACCAATGAAACTTACCAGGGGGACTTCATCACATTTACCTACAACACCAATGATACCACTGTATTTCCTGATGCTAAAAGAAAAG GACCAGTTACTATTGTTGTAAAGGATACTATGCAGCCAGTTCAACTGAATAACGTCTTTGTGTGTCATAATACTGACTTCCTTGAAGCAGAAAGTGTAACACAGATTTTCTGGAATGTTACTGTGCAGGCTTTTGTTCAGAATGGCACAATTGGTAAAAAAG AGTCTAGATGTCCTGCGGATACACCTACTTCAGCACCTACAGTTCCTCCTACTGTTGCCAATGTAACTACTGCAGCTACTACCACTACATCACCTGCTCCAACTACTGCTCCCAAACCTGTGGAGAATCCAGAAACAGGAAACTATTCTCttaaaagtggaaataaaacttGTCTTTTGGCTAATGTGGGGCTGCAGCTGAATGTTTCCCAAGACAAG CCTCTTCTGATCAACATCAACCCAAAGACAACTAGCGCAGATGGTGCCTGTGGTAACACGACAGCTACTCTGAAATTGAATGATGGAAATAGCACATTGATTGGTTTCACATTTGTTGTT aaaaatgtaagcAAAACTGCGCAAAAATTTTACCTGAAAGAGGTGAATGTTACACTGCTCAATCGTCTGAATGGTTCTG TCATCTCAAATGCAGATAACCGCAATTTCAGCAAGTGGGATGCTTTCCTTGGTACTTCTTATATGTGCCAAAAAGAGCAAACTCTTGAAATTAGTGACAATATTCAAATACATACATTTAATCTATGGATTCAGCCATTCCTTGTGGAGGAAAATAAGTTCTCTACAG CCCAGGAGTGTTCGCTGGATGATGACGACATTCTAATCCCAATTGTAGTTGGTGCCGCACTTGCTGGCTTGATTGCCATTATAGTGCTTGCTTACATAAttggcagaagaaaaagctatGCTGGATATCAAACTTTGTGA
- the LAMP2 gene encoding lysosome-associated membrane glycoprotein 2 isoform X1: MARAWPRSLFLGAPTASMGPLLLLLLGTSVFFQSDAVEVDVKDGANATCLYANWMMKFLITYETNSSDYKNTTLNLSSSVTHDGSVCGNDTKAALLAVQFGEGHSWSVNFTKTNETYQGDFITFTYNTNDTTVFPDAKRKGPVTIVVKDTMQPVQLNNVFVCHNTDFLEAESVTQIFWNVTVQAFVQNGTIGKKESRCPADTPTSAPTVPPTVANVTTAATTTTSPAPTTAPKPVENPETGNYSLKSGNKTCLLANVGLQLNVSQDKPLLININPKTTSADGACGNTTATLKLNDGNSTLIGFTFVVKNVSKTAQKFYLKEVNVTLLNRLNGSVISNADNRNFSKWDAFLGTSYMCQKEQTLEISDNIQIHTFNLWIQPFLVEENKFSTAQECSLDDDDILIPIVVGAALAGLIAIIVLAYIIGRRKSYAGYQTL, translated from the exons ATGGCGAGGGCTTGGCCGCGCTCGCTGTTTCTCGGCGCACCCACCGCCAGCATGGGCCCgctcctcttgctgctgctcGGCACCTCCG TTTTTTTCCAGTCTGATGCAGTGGAAGTAGATGTAAAGGATGGTGCTAATGCTACGTGCCTGTATGCGAACTGGATGATGAAATTCTTGATAACATATGAAACAAACAGTAGTGATTAT AAAAACACAACCTTGAACCTGTCATCCAGTGTGACACATGATGGAAGCGTCTGTGGCAATGACACAAAAGCTGCACTTCTGGCAGTACAGTTTGGAGAAGGTCACTCTTGGAGTGTTAACTTCACAAAAACCAATGAAACTTACCAGGGGGACTTCATCACATTTACCTACAACACCAATGATACCACTGTATTTCCTGATGCTAAAAGAAAAG GACCAGTTACTATTGTTGTAAAGGATACTATGCAGCCAGTTCAACTGAATAACGTCTTTGTGTGTCATAATACTGACTTCCTTGAAGCAGAAAGTGTAACACAGATTTTCTGGAATGTTACTGTGCAGGCTTTTGTTCAGAATGGCACAATTGGTAAAAAAG AGTCTAGATGTCCTGCGGATACACCTACTTCAGCACCTACAGTTCCTCCTACTGTTGCCAATGTAACTACTGCAGCTACTACCACTACATCACCTGCTCCAACTACTGCTCCCAAACCTGTGGAGAATCCAGAAACAGGAAACTATTCTCttaaaagtggaaataaaacttGTCTTTTGGCTAATGTGGGGCTGCAGCTGAATGTTTCCCAAGACAAG CCTCTTCTGATCAACATCAACCCAAAGACAACTAGCGCAGATGGTGCCTGTGGTAACACGACAGCTACTCTGAAATTGAATGATGGAAATAGCACATTGATTGGTTTCACATTTGTTGTT aaaaatgtaagcAAAACTGCGCAAAAATTTTACCTGAAAGAGGTGAATGTTACACTGCTCAATCGTCTGAATGGTTCTG TCATCTCAAATGCAGATAACCGCAATTTCAGCAAGTGGGATGCTTTCCTTGGTACTTCTTATATGTGCCAAAAAGAGCAAACTCTTGAAATTAGTGACAATATTCAAATACATACATTTAATCTATGGATTCAGCCATTCCTTGTGGAGGAAAATAAGTTCTCTACAG CCCAGGAGTGTTCGCTGGATGATGACGACATTCTAATCCCAATTGTAGTTGGTGCCGCACTTGCTGGCTTGATTGCCATTATAGTGCTTGCTTACATAAttggcagaagaaaaagctatGCTGGATATCAAACTTTGTGA